The proteins below come from a single Streptococcus canis genomic window:
- the trmD gene encoding tRNA (guanosine(37)-N1)-methyltransferase TrmD, with the protein MKIDILTLFPEMFAPLEHSIVGKAKEKGLLDIRYHNFRDYAEKARHVDDEPYGGGQGMLLRAQPIFDTVEQIEAQKPRIILLDPAGKPFTQAYAEELALEEELIFICGHYEGYDERIKTLVTDEVSLGDFVLTGGELAAMTMVDATVRLIPQVLGKESSHQDDSFSSGLLEYPQYTRPYDYRGLTVPDVLMSGHHERIRLWRLEESLRKTYLRRPDLLEHYDFSKEERKLLDKIKEEAGRGED; encoded by the coding sequence ATGAAAATTGATATTTTAACCCTTTTTCCTGAAATGTTTGCCCCTTTGGAACACTCGATAGTTGGCAAGGCAAAAGAAAAAGGTCTGTTAGACATTCGATACCATAATTTTCGAGACTATGCTGAGAAAGCCCGCCATGTGGATGACGAACCTTATGGTGGTGGTCAAGGTATGCTCTTGAGAGCGCAGCCGATTTTTGATACAGTCGAACAGATTGAAGCTCAAAAACCAAGGATTATTCTTTTAGATCCAGCAGGTAAACCCTTTACTCAGGCTTATGCTGAAGAATTAGCTCTCGAGGAAGAGTTAATTTTTATTTGTGGTCATTATGAAGGTTATGATGAGCGGATTAAGACCTTGGTGACAGATGAGGTTTCGCTAGGTGATTTTGTTTTAACAGGTGGGGAGTTGGCCGCCATGACTATGGTGGATGCGACTGTTAGGTTAATTCCACAGGTACTTGGAAAAGAAAGCAGTCATCAGGACGATTCTTTTTCATCAGGACTTTTAGAATACCCTCAATACACAAGACCTTATGATTATCGTGGCTTGACGGTGCCAGACGTTTTGATGAGTGGTCACCACGAACGTATTCGCTTGTGGCGTCTGGAAGAGAGTCTTAGAAAAACTTATTTAAGACGGCCAGACTTGCTTGAACATTACGATTTTTCTAAAGAAGAGCGCAAGCTATTGGATAAGATTAAAGAAGAAGCAGGTCGAGGAGAAGATTGA
- a CDS encoding ABC transporter permease, with protein sequence MENWKFALSSIWGHKMRSILTMLGIIIGVSAVVIIMGLGTAMKNSVADSFSNKQKEIQLYFKEKGEEEDPYAGLFSHENKQDVKSEWLEQIVRDVDGIDSYYFTNSASSTISYEKKKMENASITGVSKDYFKVKDYDIVAGRTLNDKDYSNFSRIILLDTVLADELFGKGKYEEALNKIVSLSDKDYLVIGVYKTDQTAVSFGGLVGGAVMANTQVASEFNVNEIGSIYIHVKDIQQSVALGNQAAKMLTRLSHTKDGEYATPDNSKIIADINNQFGIMTTVIGSIAAISLLVGGIGVMNIMLVSVTERTREIGLRKALGATRLKILAQFLIESVVLTILGGSIGLLLAQLCVGALGSAMKLEGASVSLDVALIAVLFSASIGIIFGMLPANKASKLDPIEALRYE encoded by the coding sequence ATGGAAAATTGGAAATTCGCTCTTAGTTCAATCTGGGGGCACAAGATGCGCTCAATTCTAACCATGTTAGGAATTATTATTGGGGTATCAGCCGTCGTTATTATTATGGGGCTTGGAACTGCTATGAAAAATAGTGTAGCCGACTCATTTTCAAATAAACAAAAAGAAATTCAACTTTACTTTAAAGAAAAAGGAGAAGAGGAAGATCCTTATGCTGGTTTATTTAGCCATGAAAATAAGCAAGACGTGAAATCGGAGTGGCTAGAGCAAATCGTTCGAGATGTTGATGGTATTGATTCTTATTACTTTACCAATTCGGCAAGTTCTACTATTTCTTATGAAAAGAAAAAGATGGAGAATGCTTCTATAACAGGAGTTAGTAAGGATTATTTCAAGGTCAAAGATTATGATATCGTTGCTGGCCGTACCCTAAATGATAAGGATTATTCAAACTTTTCCCGTATTATTCTTTTAGATACTGTCTTAGCTGACGAGCTTTTTGGTAAAGGAAAGTATGAAGAAGCCTTAAATAAAATTGTTAGTTTATCAGACAAGGATTATTTGGTCATTGGTGTCTATAAAACTGATCAAACTGCCGTATCATTTGGTGGTTTAGTTGGTGGGGCTGTCATGGCCAATACACAGGTAGCATCAGAATTTAATGTTAATGAAATTGGATCTATTTATATCCACGTTAAAGATATTCAACAGAGTGTTGCATTAGGAAATCAGGCTGCTAAGATGTTGACCAGACTTTCTCATACTAAAGATGGTGAATATGCGACTCCAGACAATAGCAAAATTATTGCTGATATCAATAATCAATTTGGCATTATGACAACCGTTATCGGTTCTATTGCAGCTATTTCTCTCTTGGTTGGTGGTATTGGTGTCATGAATATCATGCTCGTTTCTGTTACTGAACGGACAAGAGAAATTGGTCTTAGAAAAGCTCTTGGAGCGACACGTCTGAAAATTCTTGCTCAGTTCCTTATTGAATCAGTTGTCTTAACAATCTTGGGTGGCTCAATTGGTCTTTTGTTGGCACAACTGTGTGTAGGTGCTTTAGGAAGTGCCATGAAGTTAGAAGGAGCGTCTGTTTCTCTTGATGTAGCTTTGATTGCAGTCTTATTCTCAGCATCTATTGGTATCATTTTTGGAATGTTACCTGCCAACAAAGCAAGTAAGTTAGACCCAATTGAGGCTTTACGTTATGAATAG
- a CDS encoding KH domain-containing protein, which translates to MDTIENLIIAIVKPLISQPDNLTIKIEDTPDFLEYHLDLDAQDIGRVIGKKGRTITAIRSIVYSVPTTGKKVRLVIDEK; encoded by the coding sequence ATGGATACCATTGAAAATCTTATTATCGCTATTGTGAAACCTTTGATTTCACAACCAGATAATCTTACCATTAAAATTGAAGATACTCCGGACTTTTTAGAGTATCATCTTGACTTGGATGCTCAAGACATCGGTCGTGTTATCGGCAAAAAAGGTCGTACTATTACAGCGATAAGATCGATTGTCTATTCGGTTCCAACTACGGGGAAAAAAGTTCGCTTAGTCATTGATGAAAAGTAG
- a CDS encoding NAD(P)/FAD-dependent oxidoreductase has product MEEREYDITIIGGGPVGLFTAFYAGLRGMTVKIIESLSELGGQPAILYPEKMIYDIPAYPALTGADLTENLIKQLSRFEDRTTLCLKEEVLSFEKVDSGFSIRTNKAEHFSKAIIIACGNGAFAPRTLGVEGEENFADHNLFYNVHQLDQFAGQKVVICGGGDSAVDWALALEDIAESVTIVHRRDAFRAHEHSVELLEQSKVKVLTPYVPKALKGSGNLAEKLVIQKVKEDEVLELDLDSLIVSFGFSTSNKNLKNWNLDYKRSSITVSPLFQTSQEGIFAIGDAAAYDGKVDLIATGFGEAPTAVNQAINYIYPDRDNRLVHSTSLID; this is encoded by the coding sequence ATGGAAGAAAGAGAATATGATATTACGATTATTGGTGGTGGGCCAGTAGGCCTTTTCACAGCCTTTTATGCAGGTCTTAGGGGCATGACGGTAAAGATTATTGAGAGTTTGTCAGAACTTGGGGGGCAGCCAGCTATTCTTTATCCTGAAAAAATGATTTATGATATTCCAGCCTACCCAGCCTTAACAGGTGCTGACTTAACAGAAAATTTAATTAAACAATTAAGTCGTTTTGAAGATCGTACAACCCTTTGCTTAAAAGAAGAAGTCTTGTCTTTTGAAAAGGTTGACAGTGGTTTTTCGATTAGGACCAATAAAGCAGAGCATTTTTCAAAAGCCATTATCATTGCGTGTGGAAATGGCGCCTTTGCACCAAGAACTTTAGGGGTAGAAGGTGAGGAAAATTTTGCTGATCATAACCTTTTTTATAATGTTCACCAGTTGGACCAATTTGCGGGGCAAAAAGTGGTGATTTGTGGTGGCGGTGATTCAGCGGTAGATTGGGCCTTGGCTTTAGAAGATATTGCTGAGAGTGTGACGATTGTGCACCGTCGTGATGCTTTCAGAGCACATGAACACAGTGTGGAGCTCTTGGAACAATCAAAGGTTAAGGTATTAACACCTTATGTGCCAAAAGCATTAAAGGGAAGTGGTAACTTAGCTGAAAAATTAGTCATACAAAAAGTAAAAGAAGATGAAGTGCTAGAACTTGATTTGGACAGTCTTATTGTTAGTTTTGGCTTTTCAACTTCTAATAAGAATTTGAAAAATTGGAATCTTGACTACAAGCGTTCAAGCATTACTGTTTCACCACTTTTTCAAACGAGTCAAGAAGGTATTTTTGCCATTGGTGATGCAGCTGCTTATGATGGAAAAGTGGATTTGATTGCTACTGGCTTTGGTGAAGCACCAACAGCAGTTAATCAGGCAATTAACTATATTTATCCAGACAGGGATAATCGCCTAGTACATTCAACCTCTCTGATTGACTAA
- a CDS encoding glycerophosphoryl diester phosphodiesterase membrane domain-containing protein produces the protein MKLLSDLLSTMTKIRLSWLIKASIFQLLFVTVANFVLSEFFYFILSVTGQYHLDKDNFLTFLKNPVALALLFAYLLLLAAFIHLEFFALYRIIADREVSVNGFKKRLSYYLRRIWKTFSGYQILLFVVYVLLTIPVLNLGLSSVITEKLYVPEFIVGELSKTAMMKYLLYVVFACLFYLNLRLIYFLPLLAIKHRTVKEAFKESWQKTKKHQLTLVIKLLAISGITFLFLLTASFIILALACFFNPSGNQVIVQTLSLTMIWELIFFATIFVKLCSAIMLKEGIVPQRTIDARKTSVKYQKYYAVLLVLLTLGFACQSLDRLAFFQKPTPKTIIAHRGLVSAGVENSLEALEGAKKAKSDYVELDLILTKDNQFVVSHDNNLKRLAGVDENIRELTLVEVEHLSSHQGSFSSHFVSFETFYKRAKALNMPLLIELKLTGSEPDNYVDLFLETYHKLGIGKENKVMSLNLKVMEAIEKKDPSITTGYVIPIQFGLFGDEKVDFYVIEDFSYRSYLSTQAVRKKKEVYVWTINDSSRMEHYLLKPIQGIITDKPALTRQLSKELTKDTSYFERLMNIISSLY, from the coding sequence ATGAAACTCTTGTCCGATTTGCTATCGACAATGACAAAAATCAGATTATCTTGGTTAATAAAGGCAAGCATTTTTCAATTATTATTTGTTACTGTTGCTAACTTTGTATTATCCGAATTTTTCTATTTTATTCTAAGTGTTACTGGCCAATATCATCTTGATAAGGATAACTTTCTGACTTTTTTGAAAAATCCTGTGGCCCTTGCTTTATTATTTGCTTATTTGCTCTTATTAGCTGCCTTTATCCATCTTGAATTTTTTGCCCTGTACCGAATTATCGCTGACCGAGAAGTTAGTGTTAATGGTTTTAAGAAGCGGCTATCTTACTATTTAAGACGTATTTGGAAAACTTTTTCAGGCTACCAGATATTACTGTTTGTGGTTTATGTTTTGTTGACAATTCCAGTCTTGAACCTAGGATTATCATCTGTTATTACCGAAAAACTTTATGTTCCAGAATTTATTGTTGGGGAACTCTCAAAAACAGCAATGATGAAGTACCTCCTTTATGTTGTCTTTGCCTGTCTTTTTTACCTTAACTTACGTTTAATTTATTTTTTGCCCTTGTTGGCTATCAAGCATCGAACAGTAAAAGAGGCTTTTAAAGAAAGTTGGCAGAAAACGAAGAAGCATCAGCTAACTTTAGTGATCAAATTACTTGCTATTAGTGGTATTACCTTTTTATTTTTATTGACCGCTAGTTTCATTATTCTTGCTTTAGCCTGTTTCTTTAATCCTAGTGGCAATCAAGTGATTGTGCAGACCCTATCTTTAACAATGATTTGGGAACTTATCTTTTTTGCTACTATTTTCGTGAAACTTTGCTCTGCTATTATGTTAAAGGAAGGTATCGTACCACAAAGAACTATTGACGCTAGAAAGACGTCAGTGAAGTATCAGAAATATTACGCCGTGCTTTTGGTTCTATTAACTTTAGGATTTGCTTGCCAGTCTTTAGACCGCCTAGCTTTTTTTCAAAAGCCTACACCAAAAACTATTATTGCTCACAGAGGTCTTGTTTCAGCTGGGGTGGAAAATTCATTGGAAGCTTTGGAAGGAGCTAAGAAGGCTAAGAGTGATTACGTAGAATTGGATTTAATACTAACCAAAGATAATCAATTTGTTGTGTCACACGATAATAATTTAAAACGCTTGGCTGGTGTTGATGAAAACATTCGTGAGTTGACTTTAGTAGAAGTTGAACATTTAAGCAGTCATCAAGGATCGTTTTCAAGTCATTTTGTTTCGTTTGAAACCTTTTACAAAAGGGCTAAGGCTTTAAACATGCCACTTTTAATTGAACTTAAACTAACAGGGTCTGAGCCTGATAACTATGTTGACTTGTTTTTAGAAACCTACCACAAACTTGGTATTGGTAAGGAAAACAAGGTCATGTCTTTGAACCTCAAAGTGATGGAAGCTATTGAAAAAAAAGATCCCTCCATTACCACTGGTTATGTGATCCCTATTCAATTTGGCCTTTTTGGAGATGAAAAAGTTGATTTTTATGTCATTGAAGATTTTTCTTACAGATCTTACTTATCGACCCAAGCTGTTCGAAAGAAAAAGGAAGTCTATGTTTGGACTATTAATGATTCCAGTCGAATGGAGCACTATTTATTAAAACCAATTCAAGGAATTATCACAGATAAACCTGCTCTAACGAGACAGTTATCGAAAGAATTAACAAAAGACACTTCCTATTTTGAACGTTTAATGAACATTATTAGTAGCCTTTACTAG
- the rpsP gene encoding 30S ribosomal protein S16 has product MAVKIRLTRMGSKKKPFYRINVADSRAPRDGRFIETVGTYNPLVAENQITVKEDRVLDWLAKGAQPSDTVRNILSKAGVMAKFHDQRFSK; this is encoded by the coding sequence ATGGCAGTTAAAATCCGTTTGACTCGTATGGGTTCTAAGAAAAAACCTTTCTACCGTATTAACGTTGCAGATTCACGTGCACCACGTGATGGTCGTTTCATCGAAACAGTCGGAACATACAACCCACTTGTAGCTGAAAACCAAATCACTGTTAAAGAAGACCGTGTTCTTGATTGGTTAGCTAAAGGGGCACAACCTTCTGATACAGTTCGTAACATCTTGTCAAAAGCTGGTGTTATGGCTAAATTCCACGACCAAAGATTCTCTAAATAA
- the rimM gene encoding ribosome maturation factor RimM (Essential for efficient processing of 16S rRNA): protein MEYFNVGKIVNTQGLQGEMRVLSVSDFAEERFKKGSQLALFDDNDQFVQEVIIVSHRKQKNFDIIKFKDMYHINAIEKYKGYTLKVSKANQGDLQEGEFYYHQIIGMAVYEKDQLIGHVKEILQPGANDVWVVKRQGRRDLLLPYIPPVVLNVDVPNKRVDVELMEGLDDEN from the coding sequence ATGGAATATTTTAACGTTGGGAAGATTGTCAATACCCAAGGCTTACAAGGAGAGATGCGTGTGTTGTCTGTCAGTGATTTTGCTGAGGAACGCTTTAAAAAAGGGTCACAATTAGCGTTATTTGATGATAACGATCAGTTTGTTCAGGAAGTGATAATTGTTAGTCACCGTAAACAAAAGAATTTTGATATTATTAAATTTAAAGACATGTACCACATTAATGCGATTGAAAAATATAAGGGTTATACGTTAAAAGTATCAAAAGCTAATCAGGGAGATTTGCAAGAGGGCGAATTTTACTACCATCAGATTATCGGTATGGCTGTTTATGAAAAGGACCAGTTGATTGGCCATGTTAAGGAAATCTTGCAACCAGGTGCCAATGATGTTTGGGTAGTGAAACGTCAAGGAAGACGTGACTTACTCTTACCCTACATTCCACCAGTGGTGCTTAATGTCGATGTTCCTAATAAGCGTGTGGATGTTGAGTTGATGGAAGGTTTAGATGATGAAAATTGA
- a CDS encoding DeoR/GlpR family DNA-binding transcription regulator, producing the protein MAKIIEDNYVALEDLMQLLDSSESTVRRDLGELEQEGRLHRVHGGAELFHSLQEELSNQEKSVKNSQVKEAIAQKAAQLIYDNDVIFIDAGTTTECLLPFLQAKNLTVVTNSIHHATRLVELSIKTIIIGGYVKQTTDASIGNVALEQIRQMNFDKAFLGMNGVDDTYLTTPDMEEAVIKKAVIANAKLSYVLVDSTKIGQVSFVKVAPIDDVTIITEGSQTSILKKIKEKAKVIEL; encoded by the coding sequence ATGGCAAAAATCATTGAAGACAATTACGTTGCTTTAGAAGATTTGATGCAGCTACTGGATTCGTCTGAGTCAACGGTTCGTAGGGACTTGGGAGAATTGGAACAAGAAGGACGTTTGCACCGTGTTCATGGCGGAGCTGAACTTTTCCATTCCTTGCAAGAGGAATTGTCCAATCAAGAAAAATCTGTCAAAAACAGTCAAGTCAAAGAAGCCATTGCCCAAAAAGCTGCGCAATTGATTTATGATAACGACGTGATTTTTATTGATGCTGGGACAACGACTGAATGTTTATTGCCTTTTTTACAGGCTAAAAATCTGACAGTTGTTACCAATTCTATCCATCATGCCACTCGCTTAGTTGAGCTATCAATCAAGACAATCATCATCGGTGGTTATGTTAAACAAACAACCGACGCAAGTATTGGAAATGTGGCTTTGGAGCAAATCAGACAGATGAACTTTGACAAAGCATTTCTTGGAATGAATGGTGTTGATGACACTTATTTGACCACACCAGATATGGAAGAGGCTGTTATCAAAAAAGCAGTGATAGCAAATGCTAAACTGTCTTACGTTCTAGTTGATAGCACTAAAATCGGTCAGGTATCCTTTGTTAAGGTGGCTCCTATTGATGATGTGACTATTATTACCGAAGGATCTCAGACAAGTATTCTCAAAAAAATAAAGGAAAAGGCAAAGGTGATTGAATTATGA
- a CDS encoding TVP38/TMEM64 family protein, translated as MNRLGISHAFLKKLLKGLGTLSILFSIVLVVFLVRQLDIINNPKALAYLIKNHLVIGSISFFALQIIQVVIPIIPGGVTTVVGFLAFGPVLGFFLNVTGICIGSSLLFKLVRKYGKPFILLFLTEEQLDFYEKKLSTKTFEVFFILNMLSPLAPADALIMITGLSRIRYRKFLMIILICRPISIITFSYFWIYGGEVIRHFLMTS; from the coding sequence ATGAATAGACTTGGTATCTCGCATGCCTTTTTGAAGAAATTGTTAAAGGGGTTAGGTACCTTATCAATTCTGTTCTCTATTGTCTTAGTTGTCTTTCTTGTCAGACAGCTTGATATTATAAATAACCCTAAAGCATTAGCTTATCTGATTAAAAATCATTTAGTAATTGGATCGATTAGTTTTTTTGCTTTGCAAATCATTCAAGTGGTTATTCCCATTATTCCAGGTGGTGTGACCACTGTGGTTGGATTTCTAGCTTTTGGACCTGTTTTGGGATTTTTCCTCAATGTTACAGGGATTTGTATCGGCTCATCACTATTATTTAAGCTCGTTAGGAAGTATGGCAAGCCCTTTATCTTACTCTTTCTAACAGAGGAGCAATTAGACTTCTACGAGAAAAAGTTATCAACGAAAACGTTTGAAGTCTTTTTTATTCTAAACATGCTTTCCCCTCTTGCACCAGCAGATGCATTGATCATGATTACAGGATTAAGCCGGATACGTTATCGGAAATTCTTGATGATTATTCTCATTTGTAGACCCATTTCTATTATAACGTTCAGTTATTTTTGGATTTATGGTGGTGAAGTGATTAGGCATTTTTTGATGACTTCTTAA
- a CDS encoding PTS transporter subunit IIC — protein sequence MTKTDKETFSSFMNKVLAGTAIAIVVALIPNAILATFLKPLLPNVAAAEFLHIVQVFQFFTPIMAGFLIGQQFKFNPMQQLAVGGAAYIGSGAWAYTEVIQKGVATGTFQLRGIGDLINMMITASLAVLAVKYFGDKFGSLTIILLPIIIGTGVGYIGWKLLPYVSYVTTLIGQGINSFTTLQPILMSILIAAAFSVIIVSPISTVAIGLAIGLNGMAAGAASMGIASTAAVLVWATLKVNKSGVPIAIALGAMKMMMPNFLKHPIMAIPMVVTAAISSLTVPLFNLVGTPASSGFGLVGAVGPIASLAGGSSVLIIILAWIIVPFTVAFAAHKVSKDVLKLYKEDIFVFEG from the coding sequence ATGACAAAAACAGATAAAGAGACATTTAGTTCTTTTATGAATAAGGTCTTGGCTGGTACAGCAATTGCTATCGTTGTGGCACTCATTCCAAATGCTATTTTAGCAACTTTCTTAAAACCGCTTTTACCAAACGTGGCAGCTGCTGAGTTTTTACACATTGTTCAAGTCTTCCAATTTTTCACGCCAATTATGGCTGGTTTCTTGATTGGGCAACAATTTAAATTTAATCCTATGCAACAGTTGGCTGTTGGTGGAGCTGCTTATATTGGTTCTGGGGCTTGGGCCTATACAGAAGTCATTCAAAAAGGTGTGGCGACAGGAACATTCCAACTTAGAGGTATTGGTGACTTAATCAATATGATGATTACAGCTAGCCTTGCCGTTTTAGCTGTGAAATATTTTGGAGACAAATTTGGCTCTCTGACCATTATTTTATTACCGATTATCATTGGGACAGGGGTAGGTTACATTGGCTGGAAACTATTACCTTACGTATCTTATGTCACAACCTTGATCGGACAAGGGATTAACTCATTTACAACCCTTCAACCAATTTTGATGTCCATCTTGATTGCTGCTGCTTTCTCAGTAATTATTGTTAGTCCGATTTCAACAGTGGCTATTGGTTTGGCAATCGGTTTAAATGGAATGGCTGCGGGGGCAGCTTCAATGGGAATTGCTTCAACAGCTGCAGTCTTAGTGTGGGCAACCTTGAAAGTTAATAAATCTGGTGTGCCAATTGCTATCGCACTTGGGGCTATGAAAATGATGATGCCAAACTTCTTGAAACACCCTATCATGGCTATTCCGATGGTGGTAACAGCGGCGATTAGCTCTTTAACAGTGCCATTATTTAACCTTGTTGGGACACCAGCTTCATCTGGTTTTGGTTTGGTTGGTGCAGTAGGACCAATTGCTTCTTTAGCAGGCGGTAGTTCAGTGCTTATTATCATTCTTGCCTGGATAATTGTTCCGTTTACAGTTGCCTTTGCAGCGCATAAGGTTTCTAAAGATGTTCTAAAACTTTATAAAGAAGACATTTTTGTCTTTGAAGGCTAA
- a CDS encoding 2-dehydropantoate 2-reductase, with protein MLVYIAGSGAMGCRFGYQISKTNNDVILLDNWEDHINAIKENGLIVTGDVEETVKLPIMKPTEATQEADLIILFTKAMQLPQMLQDIKGIIGKETKVLCLLNGLGHEDLIRQYIPEHSILMGVTVWTAGLSGPGRVHLQGVGALNLQSMDANHQEAGHQVADLLNKADLNATYDENVVPNIWRKACVNGTMNSTCALLDCTIGELFASEDGLKMITEIIHEFVIVGQAEGVDLNEEEITKYVMDTSVKAAHHYPSMHQDLVQNHRLTEIDFINGAVNTKGEKLGINTPYCRMITELVHAKEAVLKIK; from the coding sequence ATGTTAGTTTATATTGCTGGCTCAGGTGCCATGGGTTGCCGTTTTGGTTACCAAATTTCAAAAACAAATAACGACGTGATTTTGTTAGACAACTGGGAAGATCATATCAATGCTATCAAAGAAAATGGTTTAATTGTGACAGGTGATGTGGAAGAAACGGTTAAACTTCCTATCATGAAACCGACTGAAGCTACTCAAGAAGCAGATTTGATTATCTTGTTTACAAAAGCTATGCAATTGCCACAAATGCTTCAAGACATTAAAGGCATTATTGGCAAAGAAACTAAAGTGCTTTGCCTTTTAAATGGTCTTGGTCACGAAGACCTTATTCGTCAATACATTCCAGAACACAGTATTTTAATGGGTGTCACTGTCTGGACTGCTGGGCTGTCAGGCCCTGGTCGTGTTCATCTCCAAGGTGTTGGAGCCCTTAACTTGCAAAGTATGGATGCTAATCATCAGGAAGCAGGGCATCAAGTGGCTGACTTGTTAAATAAAGCTGATTTAAATGCCACTTACGATGAAAATGTTGTGCCAAACATTTGGCGCAAAGCATGTGTGAATGGCACGATGAATTCAACTTGTGCTCTTTTAGATTGTACGATTGGTGAACTATTTGCTAGTGAAGATGGTCTAAAAATGATTACAGAAATCATTCATGAGTTTGTTATTGTTGGTCAAGCAGAAGGTGTTGACTTAAATGAAGAGGAAATCACAAAATATGTGATGGATACCTCTGTTAAGGCAGCTCACCATTACCCTTCAATGCACCAAGACCTTGTGCAAAATCACCGATTGACTGAAATTGATTTTATCAATGGTGCGGTTAATACTAAAGGTGAAAAACTAGGCATCAATACTCCATATTGCCGTATGATTACGGAATTGGTTCATGCTAAAGAAGCCGTTTTAAAGATTAAATAA
- a CDS encoding ABC transporter ATP-binding protein, with protein MPDEKKELMQLKNIVKSYKNGDQDLKVLKGIDLTVYEGEFLAIMGPSGSGKSTLMNIIGLLDRPTSGDYTLNGTEVEVLNDRKLAKVRNEEIGFVFQQFFLLAKLTALQNVELPLIYAGVSVSKRCERAKKFLEKVELGMRMKHLPSELSGGQKQRVAIARALVNNPSIILADEPTGALDTKTGQQIMELLTELNKEGKTIIMVTHEPEIADFATRKIVIRDGEITVDTTESVIIN; from the coding sequence GTGCCAGATGAAAAAAAAGAATTGATGCAATTGAAAAATATTGTTAAAAGTTACAAAAATGGTGACCAAGACCTTAAAGTTTTGAAGGGCATTGATTTAACAGTTTATGAAGGTGAATTTTTAGCCATAATGGGGCCGTCTGGTTCAGGTAAATCAACCTTGATGAATATTATAGGATTGCTCGATCGGCCAACCTCTGGAGACTACACCTTAAATGGTACAGAAGTAGAAGTGCTTAATGATCGAAAACTTGCAAAGGTTCGTAATGAAGAAATAGGCTTTGTTTTCCAACAGTTTTTCCTTTTAGCTAAGTTAACTGCCTTACAAAATGTGGAATTACCACTCATTTATGCAGGTGTTAGTGTGTCAAAACGTTGTGAACGCGCTAAGAAATTTCTTGAAAAAGTAGAGCTTGGCATGCGTATGAAACATTTGCCATCGGAGCTATCAGGAGGACAAAAACAGAGAGTGGCTATTGCTCGTGCTTTAGTGAATAACCCGTCTATCATTTTAGCAGATGAACCGACAGGAGCTCTGGATACCAAAACAGGTCAGCAAATTATGGAACTTCTAACAGAATTAAATAAGGAAGGAAAAACCATTATCATGGTTACCCATGAGCCGGAAATTGCTGATTTTGCAACCCGTAAAATTGTTATCCGTGATGGTGAGATTACAGTTGATACGACAGAAAGTGTCATTATTAACTAG